One window from the genome of Alkalihalobacillus sp. LMS6 encodes:
- the ffh gene encoding signal recognition particle protein gives MAFEGLAARLQDTLTKIRGKGKVSEQDIKEMMREVRLALLEADVNFKVVKQFIASVKEKALGQEVMKSLTPGQQVIKVVNEELTALMGSEQSKIAVASKAPTIVMMVGLQGAGKTTTTAKLANHLRKNHNRKPLLVACDVYRPAAIKQLETLGKQLDMPVFSLGDQVSPVEIAKQAVQKAKEEHHDYVLLDTAGRLHIDETLMTELSDIKETVKPDEILLVVDSMTGQDAVNVAESFNEQLDVTGAVLTKLDGDTRGGAAISIKAVTNTPIKFAGMGEKIDQLEAFHPERMASRILGMGDVLSLIEKAQTNVDEEKAKELEKKLRTMDFTFDDFLEQLEQVKSMGPLEDLLGMMPGMNKKGMKDLKVDENQLVRVEAIVKSMTPLEKRDPAVINGSRRKRIAKGSGTTIQDVNRLLKQFEDMKKMMKQMSGMQAGKGKKRGKGLGGFKLPF, from the coding sequence TTGGCATTTGAAGGACTCGCCGCACGCCTGCAAGATACGTTAACCAAAATCCGCGGAAAAGGAAAAGTAAGTGAACAAGACATCAAAGAAATGATGCGTGAAGTTCGCTTAGCTCTTCTTGAAGCAGATGTTAACTTCAAAGTCGTGAAGCAGTTTATTGCGAGTGTGAAAGAAAAAGCGTTAGGTCAAGAAGTCATGAAAAGCTTAACGCCAGGGCAGCAAGTCATCAAAGTGGTGAATGAAGAGTTAACGGCATTAATGGGCTCTGAACAGAGCAAAATTGCAGTTGCCTCAAAAGCACCAACGATTGTGATGATGGTTGGGTTGCAAGGTGCTGGTAAGACAACAACTACGGCAAAACTTGCGAACCATCTACGCAAAAACCACAATCGTAAGCCACTTTTGGTTGCTTGTGATGTCTACCGTCCTGCCGCAATTAAGCAGTTAGAAACGCTTGGTAAACAGCTTGACATGCCTGTGTTTTCACTAGGCGATCAAGTAAGTCCCGTTGAAATTGCGAAACAAGCGGTTCAAAAGGCAAAAGAAGAGCACCATGATTATGTTCTTCTTGATACTGCTGGGCGCTTGCATATTGACGAAACGTTAATGACCGAGCTCTCGGACATTAAGGAAACGGTCAAGCCTGATGAAATTTTACTTGTGGTTGACTCCATGACAGGTCAAGACGCTGTCAACGTAGCGGAAAGCTTTAATGAGCAGCTAGATGTGACAGGCGCAGTCTTAACGAAGCTTGATGGCGATACCCGTGGAGGTGCCGCAATCTCGATTAAAGCGGTAACGAACACGCCGATTAAATTCGCAGGTATGGGGGAAAAGATCGACCAGCTCGAAGCGTTCCACCCAGAGCGAATGGCATCCCGGATTTTAGGGATGGGAGATGTTCTTTCTCTTATTGAAAAAGCACAAACAAATGTAGATGAAGAAAAAGCAAAAGAACTAGAGAAGAAATTGCGGACAATGGACTTTACATTTGATGACTTTTTAGAGCAGTTAGAACAAGTCAAAAGCATGGGCCCGTTAGAAGATTTACTTGGTATGATGCCAGGTATGAACAAAAAGGGTATGAAAGATTTAAAAGTTGATGAAAACCAACTTGTTCGAGTTGAAGCGATTGTTAAATCAATGACCCCCCTTGAAAAGCGTGATCCCGCTGTGATTAATGGAAGTCGTCGGAAGCGAATTGCGAAAGGAAGCGGTACGACCATTCAGGACGTGAACCGCTTATTGAAACAATTTGAAGATATGAAGAAGATGATGAAACAAATGTCGGGTATGCAAGCTGGAAAAGGGAAAAAACGAGGTAAAGGTCTCGGTGGGTTTAAACTCCCATTTTAA
- the rpsP gene encoding 30S ribosomal protein S16 gives MAVKIRLKRMGSKKAPFYRVVVADSRFPRDGRFIEEIGTYNPIAQPAKVEIKEDKALEWMLKGAKPSDTVRNLFSNAGLMEKLHNEKNAK, from the coding sequence ATGGCTGTTAAAATTCGATTAAAGCGTATGGGTTCTAAAAAAGCCCCATTTTACCGTGTAGTAGTTGCAGATTCTCGTTTCCCACGTGATGGACGATTCATTGAAGAGATTGGAACATATAATCCAATCGCTCAACCTGCTAAAGTGGAGATCAAAGAAGATAAAGCACTTGAGTGGATGTTGAAAGGTGCGAAGCCTTCTGATACAGTTCGTAACTTGTTCTCAAATGCAGGTCTTATGGAAAAGCTTCACAACGAAAAAAACGCTAAATAA
- a CDS encoding putative DNA-binding protein, with translation MLDKTLRMNYLFDFYQPLLTEKQQNYMTRYYLDDYSLGEIADEYEVSRQAVYDNIRRTETMLEDYEAKLGLLEKFEARRSIVSRLREYAKEDDREQLLNELTDQLEKLD, from the coding sequence GTGCTCGATAAGACGTTACGCATGAACTACTTGTTTGATTTTTATCAGCCCTTATTAACGGAAAAACAGCAAAACTACATGACCCGTTATTATTTAGATGACTATTCGCTTGGTGAGATTGCTGATGAATATGAAGTGAGCCGCCAAGCAGTGTATGATAACATTCGACGAACGGAAACGATGCTTGAAGATTATGAGGCAAAGCTTGGTTTGTTAGAAAAGTTTGAAGCCCGTCGTTCGATTGTGTCGCGTTTACGCGAATACGCTAAAGAGGACGATAGAGAGCAGCTGTTGAATGAACTGACGGATCAATTAGAGAAACTTGATTAG